From Etheostoma cragini isolate CJK2018 chromosome 1, CSU_Ecrag_1.0, whole genome shotgun sequence, a single genomic window includes:
- the bbs4 gene encoding Bardet-Biedl syndrome 4 protein isoform X1 yields MATASSVDQPKMADEENATALPVATEAKKRRAPKAPELPIVERRNWLIHQHYIRKDYDTCKAIIKEQLQETNGMCEYAIYVQALIMRLEGKIQQSLELFQSCAVLNPSSADNLKQVARSLFFLGKHKAAIEFYNEAARLNEKDWEISHNLGLCYFFIKDFKNAEEHLNIALQINKHDKTFMMLGKVHLLAGDTDTAIEVYKKGVEFSPENTELLTTLGLLFLQLGKYQKAFEHLGNALTFDPNNYKAILAAGSMMQTHGDFDVAMNKYRVAACAVPESPPLWNNIGMCFFGKKKYVAAISCLKRAHYMSPFDWKVLYNLGLVHLTMQQYASAFHFLSAAINLKPRMGELYMLLAVALTNLEDVENATRAYEQAVTFDDSNPLVNLNFAIFLYNHGDKKAALYQYQEMERKVNLLRDSSSNNEFDPELMDMAQKMGAALQVTEGLVWTKPVKDSNSKPNSSAATKAPGAPLGTNQALGQAMSSAASYNRNFQGQTGVSKGPSMPLEPEPDVENAPSPPTDPPGSPEPVVSENPKTRTSKRKSKVEE; encoded by the exons ATGGCAACAGCTTCTAGCGTTGATCAGCCCAAGATGGCGGACGAGGAGAATGCCACGGCG cTCCCAGTTGCTACTGAAGCCAAGAAACGTCGGGCACCTAAAG CTCCAGAGCTTCCCATTGTGGAGAGGAGAAACTGGCTAATCCACCAGCACTATATCCGTAAAGACTATGATACATGTAAG GCGATCATCAAAGAACAACTGCAGGAGACTAATGGAATGTGTGAATATGCCATATATGTTCAAG CGCTTATCATGCGTCTTGAGGGCAAGATCCAACAGTCCCTGGAGCTGTTTCAGAGCTGTGCCGTCCTTAATCCCAGCAGCGCTGACAATCTCAAGCAAGTGGCCAGATCACT gTTTTTCCTGGGAAAGCATAAAGCAGCTATTGAATTCTATAATGAAGCTGCAAGGCTCAACGAGAAAGACTGg GAGATCAGTCATAATCTGGGGTTGTGCTATTTCTTCATCAAAGACTTCAAAAAT GCTGAAGAGCACCTAAACATAGCTCTTCAGATAAATAAACACGACAAGACCTTCATGATGCTTGGAAAGGTTCATTTGCTGGCTGGAGATACTGACACGGCCATCGAAGTGTACAAGAAGGGAGTGGA ATTCTCTCCAGAGAATACTGAACTTCTGACTACTCTTGGCCTGCTGTTTTTACAG CTTGGGAAATACCAAAAAGCATTTGAGCACCTTGGAAATGCCCTCACTTTTGACCCCAACAACTATAAG GCCATCCTGGCTGCAGGCAGCATGATGCAGACCCATGGGGACTTTGATGTGGCCATGAACAAGTACCGAGTGGCAGCATGTGCTGTGCCTGAGAGCCCCCCGCTCTGGAACAACATCGGCATGTGTTtctttggaaaaaagaaatatgtagcT GCCATCAGCTGCCTGAAACGGGCCCACTACATGTCTCCCTTTGACTGGAAAGTGTTGTACAACCTGGGTCTGGTCCACCTGACCATGCAGCAGTATGCCTCTGCCTTCCACTTCCTCAGCGCAGCCATCAACCTGAAGCCACGTATGGGGGAACTCTACATGTTGCTGGCAG TGGCTCTGACCAACTTGGAGGATGTAGAGAATGCCACCAGAGCGTATGAACAAGCTGTGACATTTGACGA TTCCAACCCTCTGGTCAACCTGAACTTTGCCATCTTCCTCTATAATCATGGTGATAAGAAGGCAGCTCTGTATCAGTATcaggagatggagaggaaagTCAACCTACTTCGAGACAGCAGTAGCAACAACGAATTTGATCCTGAG CTGATGGACATGGCTCAAAAGATGGGAGCTGCCCTGCAGGTGACAGAGGGTCTGGTGTGGACTAAACCAGTCAAGGACTCCAATTCCAAGCCAAACTCTTCAGCAGCCACCAAAGCCCCTGGTGCTCCCCTTGGTACTAACCAAGCTCTGGGCCAAGCCATGTCTTCTGCTGCGAGCTACAATAGAAACTTCCAAGGTCAAACAG GAGTTTCCAAAGGCCCCTCCATGCCCCTTGAGCCAGAACCGGATGTGGAGAATGCCCCCAGCCCACCCACTGACCCTCCAGGCTCCCCAGAACCGGTTGTGTCAGAGAACCCCAAAACCAGAACCTCCAAGAGGAAATCCAAGGTGGAGGAATGA
- the scamp2l gene encoding secretory carrier membrane protein 2, like isoform X2, whose translation MSEFDSNPFVDPLDINPFQDASISQATRGAPKNVGEFNPFSATEMGTHSGTTIPISAAASQPAILPTSVEQSAQANVAAGQANLLKQQEELEKKAAELERKEQELRNRTGARALNTGPKENNWPPLPSFFPMRPCFYQDFEEEIPEDYRRICRRMYYLWMFHSATLFLNVLACLAYFTADPQYGIDFGLSILWFILFTPVSFICWYRPVYKAFRSDSSFSFFFFFFVFFFQVAVYIIQTVGIPKWGNSGWIASISMIGTNLAVAVVMMVVAGFFTVNAVLAVILLKMVHSKYRRTGASFTKAQQEFSTGVLTNRTVQTAAASAAQGAFGS comes from the exons ATGTCGGAGTTTGACAGCAACCCCTTCGTGGACCCACTGGACATAAATCCCTTCCAG GATGCCTCAATCAGTCAAGCCACCAGAGGAGCCCCTAAAAACGTTGGGGAATTCAACCCATTCTCTGCAACTGAAATG GGAACCCACTCTGGCACGACCATCCCCATCTCTGCTGCCGCCTCTCAACCCGCCATCCTACCCACTTCTGTGGAGCAGAGCGCACAA GCAAATGTAGCAGCTGGCCAGGCTAACCTGCTCAAAcagcaggaggagctggagaagaAAGCAGCTGAGCTAGAGCGGAAGGAGCAGGAGCTCCGGAACAGGACCGGAGCCAGAGCGCTCAACACTGGCC CTAAAGAGAACAACTGGCCACCTCTTCCCAGCTTCTTCCCCATGAGGCCCTGCTTCTATCAGGACTTTGAAGAGGAAATCCCTGAGGACTACCGCAGGATCTGCAGGAGAATGTACTACCTCTGGATGT TCCACAGTGCTACTCTGTTCCTCAACGTGCTGGCCTGCCTGGCTTACTTCACTGCAGACCCCCAGTACGGCATTGACTTTGGTCTGTCCATCCTCTGGTTCATCCTCTTCACCCCAGTGTCCTTCATCTGCTGGTACAGGCCCGTCTACAAGGCCTTCAG gTCTGACAgctccttcagcttcttttttttcttttttgtctttttcttccaaGTGGCAGTGTACATCATCCAGACTGTAGGGATTCCCAAGTGGGGAAACAG TGGATGGATCGCATCCATCAGCATGATCGGCACAAACCTGGCTGTGGCTGTGGTTATGATGGTGGTGGCCGGGTTTTTCACTGTAAACGCTGTCCTGGCTGTCATCCTCCTGAAAATG GTCCACTCTAAGTACAGAAGGACAGGTGCCAGCTTCACCAAGGCCCAGCAGGAGTTCTCCACGGGAGTCCTGACCAACCGAACCGTCCAGACTGCTGCAGCCAGTGCTGCCCAGGGAGCCTTTGGCAGTTAG
- the scamp2l gene encoding secretory carrier membrane protein 2, like isoform X1: protein MSEFDSNPFVDPLDINPFQDASISQATRGAPKNVGEFNPFSATEMGTHSGTTIPISAAASQPAILPTSVEQSAQQANVAAGQANLLKQQEELEKKAAELERKEQELRNRTGARALNTGPKENNWPPLPSFFPMRPCFYQDFEEEIPEDYRRICRRMYYLWMFHSATLFLNVLACLAYFTADPQYGIDFGLSILWFILFTPVSFICWYRPVYKAFRSDSSFSFFFFFFVFFFQVAVYIIQTVGIPKWGNSGWIASISMIGTNLAVAVVMMVVAGFFTVNAVLAVILLKMVHSKYRRTGASFTKAQQEFSTGVLTNRTVQTAAASAAQGAFGS, encoded by the exons ATGTCGGAGTTTGACAGCAACCCCTTCGTGGACCCACTGGACATAAATCCCTTCCAG GATGCCTCAATCAGTCAAGCCACCAGAGGAGCCCCTAAAAACGTTGGGGAATTCAACCCATTCTCTGCAACTGAAATG GGAACCCACTCTGGCACGACCATCCCCATCTCTGCTGCCGCCTCTCAACCCGCCATCCTACCCACTTCTGTGGAGCAGAGCGCACAA CAGGCAAATGTAGCAGCTGGCCAGGCTAACCTGCTCAAAcagcaggaggagctggagaagaAAGCAGCTGAGCTAGAGCGGAAGGAGCAGGAGCTCCGGAACAGGACCGGAGCCAGAGCGCTCAACACTGGCC CTAAAGAGAACAACTGGCCACCTCTTCCCAGCTTCTTCCCCATGAGGCCCTGCTTCTATCAGGACTTTGAAGAGGAAATCCCTGAGGACTACCGCAGGATCTGCAGGAGAATGTACTACCTCTGGATGT TCCACAGTGCTACTCTGTTCCTCAACGTGCTGGCCTGCCTGGCTTACTTCACTGCAGACCCCCAGTACGGCATTGACTTTGGTCTGTCCATCCTCTGGTTCATCCTCTTCACCCCAGTGTCCTTCATCTGCTGGTACAGGCCCGTCTACAAGGCCTTCAG gTCTGACAgctccttcagcttcttttttttcttttttgtctttttcttccaaGTGGCAGTGTACATCATCCAGACTGTAGGGATTCCCAAGTGGGGAAACAG TGGATGGATCGCATCCATCAGCATGATCGGCACAAACCTGGCTGTGGCTGTGGTTATGATGGTGGTGGCCGGGTTTTTCACTGTAAACGCTGTCCTGGCTGTCATCCTCCTGAAAATG GTCCACTCTAAGTACAGAAGGACAGGTGCCAGCTTCACCAAGGCCCAGCAGGAGTTCTCCACGGGAGTCCTGACCAACCGAACCGTCCAGACTGCTGCAGCCAGTGCTGCCCAGGGAGCCTTTGGCAGTTAG
- the bbs4 gene encoding Bardet-Biedl syndrome 4 protein isoform X2 has product MIHAIIKEQLQETNGMCEYAIYVQALIMRLEGKIQQSLELFQSCAVLNPSSADNLKQVARSLFFLGKHKAAIEFYNEAARLNEKDWEISHNLGLCYFFIKDFKNAEEHLNIALQINKHDKTFMMLGKVHLLAGDTDTAIEVYKKGVEFSPENTELLTTLGLLFLQLGKYQKAFEHLGNALTFDPNNYKAILAAGSMMQTHGDFDVAMNKYRVAACAVPESPPLWNNIGMCFFGKKKYVAAISCLKRAHYMSPFDWKVLYNLGLVHLTMQQYASAFHFLSAAINLKPRMGELYMLLAVALTNLEDVENATRAYEQAVTFDDSNPLVNLNFAIFLYNHGDKKAALYQYQEMERKVNLLRDSSSNNEFDPELMDMAQKMGAALQVTEGLVWTKPVKDSNSKPNSSAATKAPGAPLGTNQALGQAMSSAASYNRNFQGQTGVSKGPSMPLEPEPDVENAPSPPTDPPGSPEPVVSENPKTRTSKRKSKVEE; this is encoded by the exons ATGATACAT GCGATCATCAAAGAACAACTGCAGGAGACTAATGGAATGTGTGAATATGCCATATATGTTCAAG CGCTTATCATGCGTCTTGAGGGCAAGATCCAACAGTCCCTGGAGCTGTTTCAGAGCTGTGCCGTCCTTAATCCCAGCAGCGCTGACAATCTCAAGCAAGTGGCCAGATCACT gTTTTTCCTGGGAAAGCATAAAGCAGCTATTGAATTCTATAATGAAGCTGCAAGGCTCAACGAGAAAGACTGg GAGATCAGTCATAATCTGGGGTTGTGCTATTTCTTCATCAAAGACTTCAAAAAT GCTGAAGAGCACCTAAACATAGCTCTTCAGATAAATAAACACGACAAGACCTTCATGATGCTTGGAAAGGTTCATTTGCTGGCTGGAGATACTGACACGGCCATCGAAGTGTACAAGAAGGGAGTGGA ATTCTCTCCAGAGAATACTGAACTTCTGACTACTCTTGGCCTGCTGTTTTTACAG CTTGGGAAATACCAAAAAGCATTTGAGCACCTTGGAAATGCCCTCACTTTTGACCCCAACAACTATAAG GCCATCCTGGCTGCAGGCAGCATGATGCAGACCCATGGGGACTTTGATGTGGCCATGAACAAGTACCGAGTGGCAGCATGTGCTGTGCCTGAGAGCCCCCCGCTCTGGAACAACATCGGCATGTGTTtctttggaaaaaagaaatatgtagcT GCCATCAGCTGCCTGAAACGGGCCCACTACATGTCTCCCTTTGACTGGAAAGTGTTGTACAACCTGGGTCTGGTCCACCTGACCATGCAGCAGTATGCCTCTGCCTTCCACTTCCTCAGCGCAGCCATCAACCTGAAGCCACGTATGGGGGAACTCTACATGTTGCTGGCAG TGGCTCTGACCAACTTGGAGGATGTAGAGAATGCCACCAGAGCGTATGAACAAGCTGTGACATTTGACGA TTCCAACCCTCTGGTCAACCTGAACTTTGCCATCTTCCTCTATAATCATGGTGATAAGAAGGCAGCTCTGTATCAGTATcaggagatggagaggaaagTCAACCTACTTCGAGACAGCAGTAGCAACAACGAATTTGATCCTGAG CTGATGGACATGGCTCAAAAGATGGGAGCTGCCCTGCAGGTGACAGAGGGTCTGGTGTGGACTAAACCAGTCAAGGACTCCAATTCCAAGCCAAACTCTTCAGCAGCCACCAAAGCCCCTGGTGCTCCCCTTGGTACTAACCAAGCTCTGGGCCAAGCCATGTCTTCTGCTGCGAGCTACAATAGAAACTTCCAAGGTCAAACAG GAGTTTCCAAAGGCCCCTCCATGCCCCTTGAGCCAGAACCGGATGTGGAGAATGCCCCCAGCCCACCCACTGACCCTCCAGGCTCCCCAGAACCGGTTGTGTCAGAGAACCCCAAAACCAGAACCTCCAAGAGGAAATCCAAGGTGGAGGAATGA